The genomic stretch TTGTTGACCCAATTCACCAACTCAATAGAATCCATGAGCAAAACACACAAATGTAGAATTGCAAGCGAAAAAATTGCCAAGCAAGAGATATAGTTTCAAGAGCAAAGAGATTGCCAATTGATAGAGTTCCAAAGCAAGCGATCAATATCAATAGAGTTCACTAATGAAAGAGATCCACTCACAAGGATGAGCCTTGGATACAACTCAAAGATTTAGTGTCTAAGGGAGGAGGGAGTTCCCACATGGGAGAGAGGCATAAGCCTTGGATACACTCAAAGATTTAGTGTGAGGAATCGAGCTGTTTTTTACAAAgtatatcatagtaatcattgtGGTATGGTTAGCAATATATCGTACTGGATAGGGTTATTTGCAGCAGGTAAACGACGGGCAAACTCAGGTCAGCGCAGCAGTTATCTAGAGTGGCGAGTGAAGTCTTCCGTGGGCGCCATGGGTGGACGCCATGGAGAAAAAGGCTTGATAATGGCTGATTGGCTGAATTGTGGAACTGGACCTGATGTGGACTGCTCTAGAGCATGGTTGGGAACAAAAAGAGTTGTAATTTGTTAGTGGTTTTTCAGTTCTGGTTCTGGAATCCCTGTTTTGAAATAATGGTGGAGGGTTTTAAGACAAGAGAGTGCATtcgctacccgcatgggtagctacacacccatgcaatataccaatatgcaagccatattaacttgttttagctcgatttcctagtagaacgtggaattctagtgtacaaaagtggtttccgaattttgatatGAATATTTTTTTATCAAAGTCAACTCACCAACGTATTTTGCATTGACTTTTTGAATATTgagttgactttgacaaaaaaagttcaaatcaaaattcggaaaccacttttatacactagaattccacgttctactaggaaactgagctaaaacaagttaatatggcttgcatattggtatactgcatgggtgtgtagctacccatgcgggtagcaagCTTCATCCGTTTAAGACAATCGCTACCCTACTAGTCTTCTTTGTAGGTTGCTGCAAAACGTTCTGTGATAGAAGTTGGTCTGATGGAGAGTTTTGTTCACAAAAAATTGATGGAGAAACGTTGTAATTATCGGTTTCATCTTTTTACGAAATCGGGGGTAGTAGGCCTCTCAATTTGAAAAAAAAAGGTTGAAAAAAAGCTTGAAACAAAATCCAAAAAATAGCTAATGATGTATCGCATAATCATGCTTCACCTCAATTTGAGATGTTCTGTATTTTGAgcgacacaaaaataacaaaagtgtGAATTTAGGTATAGTgatttcaaatctaaaaaaaaaaattagacttTGTCTTTTTTATGTAGCTCAgaatataaaaaaattaaaattaagatTTTGTACGTTGTGGGATACAACATGAGCTACTTTTAGGATTTTGTTTCATGGTTTTTTAaaacttgtaattttcttttaatATGCAAAGAGCATAGGAGCTCGGGAGCCAAAATGATCCTAGATGCATAGGCGAGTTATGATTTTCCGATgattgatttttgtatcgaccctATGCCATCCTTGAGATGTAAACTTGATAAATTTTAAAACTTTgtaataaaaggttgtgtgcacTGATACAGAGGCTgtggtcttttcctttttcagaaaAAAAGGAGCCCGGGAGCCAAAAGGGCTTTCTGGGAAGATTTCCTTCTCGATAGTAAGATGGAACTGCAAGCGACCATACACAACACCCAGAGATTACACTAAAATATTTAGTTTGGACATCACCAAGTACAATCACTGAAAGTTTCCAGTGTACATGAGCTCAAAAGTCGACACGATGACCGAAGGTCGGCATTTCATAAAGATATCTCAATTAAGCATTAATAACTAATGTAGTGGGATCGTTCACCCTTGGGGCATATTGTCGCTGAAGCCAGAACCCTGATGAACTCGGAACGAGTGGCTGGTATTGTTAAGATTCCTAGATCACAGAATGTAGCAAGTCATTTGTTAGCTGGTTATAGTAGATTAAATGGCCATACTGCTGTATGGTTAGGGATAGGGCCAGAGCCTATTCTGGATGCCCTGTTGAGGGATTGTAACACTTCTTTATATGCTTAATACAATCCCTTTGcccccgtaaaaaaaaaaaaactattgtcATGTATTGCTCAACAGAAGTAGTTGGGGTTGATAAAACAAAAAATACAACTAGAAACTAGAAAGGTCTGCACTGTTGAAATGTTGACTTCGACTCGGTCATCCTTGCAAAAGAAAAGTTCAGGCTTCCCAacagtgcatgttggtccaatccAAGAAAATTTCTACAAAGTGGTGTTCGATATCTAACGGATTTTCTTTTGCTTATATATTTTACTGAAGAATGGTTCTCAACCAAGCACCCATATGTCAGGAAACAAATAAATTGGAACATCAAATTCATTAACAACTGAAAAAAGCAGTACATAGTGTACTAAGAACATAATAGAAATAGCAGCGTTGGAGAACATAAGAGAACTCGTTACATGAAGAAATGAACTCAGGATGCAGCTTAAGTAGCTGAATTCTCTGGCTGACCAAGGTTATGAACATAGACCACGGTCAGCATTCAGGACTCTTAATCTTTAGCCTTGCAATGTATCACCTCtgaaatataagacgttttggtagGCTAACCTACCAAAACGTATTATattttaggatggaggtagtaacaCACATAGTAGGATGAGGAAAATCATCATCTGCACATAATGTACAAGGACCTGTGATTCTGTGAACAACTTCTAAGATATACTGAAGAACAAAAAAAAGGTAGCAACGGCACACAAGGAAGCATGCAAACCTATTCATATCCCTAGCCGCAAATACTCAGAAAATACATACACCAGCTTAGTACCTTCTGGGCTTGGATGGCTGTGAGGGTTCTTCCTTCCTAAAAATTCCACAAAACATGCAGCTAGGAAACTTGGGTGAAGGTGGATCAAGAGCGGGTGGAACATGCCGAGTACGGAAGGCCTGGTTGTTGACGCTGGatggcatgccgccacgctccgacCTGTCACGGCCCCTATGCTGGACAGCTCCCGTAGACCCAACGCTACGGGAGTGCCTTAGCTCCTTGGGTTCTAAGCTGCTGACATCTGCCTCCCCAGTTGCCCCTTGATCCTTCTGGCTCTGGTCTTCAGCCATGAACTTCTCCTCCCAGATTAGACCAGATGAACCAGACCTCCGAAATGTTTGGGAAGATCTCTGCAGCTCTGCCATCTTCCTCTCCACTTAACTCGATACCTCCCTACTGGTGTTCGTGGGTGATTGTTTCAGTGTGTGCACCTAGGAAGTCCTATGGTGCATAATGAGGACTGCAGCTAGTAGGGAAGTCTGTATTGACCAAACCTAATGACGTACATGCACATCAAGGAAGGGTGACCATGAGAAAATTCAGGATGAATCACATGATGGTGACAACTGGAGAAGACTCACAAGATTAAGGGATAATGTAAGGTACGTGAGTACGTCTGCACAATGAATTGACACCAAGTCAAGTATTAAATAAACTGGACCGTCTCCATGCCTACATAAGTGGTACTATTACTAGTTGAAACACCGTCTTATTTGTTGTGATGCATTCAATAGCTAACAGAATATTATCAATAAGTAGCTTAACACTAAATGCAGAATCAACAGCGAATTTCATTACCCCTTTCTCTTTTGTTCTAAAATTCACTACACACCAATCTTAATACCCACCATGATCCTTACCAGTATAAACCCTTCCACAGAAAACAGATCAATGTAACATTGTAAAAATTTACCCACTTTGACTAGCATCCTGTGGAGCTTCCCGCAGCTCAATTAAATTAAAATCGGAAAAGAAAAATATAGCAATCCACATTATCAACAAAACAAGGCCACGTCACTCATACAAAATGTGTTTTACATCAACTCACTTTCAACATTACAACTAGCTGGCAGGAGACATGTCAGAGCTGTTGAAAGGTATATCTCTCTACCACTGTCTCATTTTCTAATAGGGCATGTCATCCTACTTTGTTAGCTTTTTCCCGTGTACTAGCCTAGAAAACCAACTAATACACTAATACCTGAACGAATGCATATAATCTCTGACAGCACAAAATCTCCATATCCAATTTTTCAAATTGGATTCTGAAATCAGAGGCATCTTTTGGTACTAATCTGATTTCAAACAATCTAGAAACTTCCACATCTTTGGCCTGATCCGATTTGAGCAAGAAATCCTGACGTAATACATCTCCGTGATGGAAATGGAGTGGAAACACCAGAAAACGAAGGCTTAAAGCAAAAGGGATAACCTACACCCTTTAGTTTTGAAACAACATGTAACTTTCAGCCTCTAGCTGCCACTTCTGGTTTGTTTACCAGGAGAGAATGGgtctatggttctttttatatgtGAGGCTCCTGGTTATTTCTCAGTAGGGGTGTTCAAACACAGGTTTTATAACGGCCTCAACCCTTAAGTTGTATTACGGAAAAAAAAGTATAGATGAGGGTGTCAGTTTTTGTGTTCAATCTGCTCTCTGCCGTATACTGTGGACCCTCTCTAAACCACCTGGAACACCCCTATTTCTTGGTATGTCATCTAACTATTGCTTGAAAGTTCTCTCCTCTTATCGCCACATGTTATATAATAGTAGTAGAACAGGACACTAATATGCCAGAAACAGAGAGATTGAAGAAACCAGTGTATCGTGTAATGATGCAGAAACATGATGTAGTGCTAGATATTAAGAAACAAAAGATGCCTGTTCAAGCAATCCTGAATTCTTCTTCTATGCACCGATATAGGATTAGGTAATATTAATAAATATGGCCAATTTCCCTATGCCGCGCCGTCAATAGTAGTTTGTTCCAGTTACCTAATAAGATATAATCACTGAGTGGCTAAGTCACCAACATATTAGCCCTCATTAAATTCACCAAGTTAAGTTATGGGAACATTCTTCACCGTAAAATGATTTCTCACCCAACAGGTCAAAGGCAAATATGAATCACTCGTTTGCAGCAACAcacacatttttttattttacagagTAGACATAATTCAATGAGATATGGTTGCTAGTTGCGCTTACTTGTCACCATCAGAAAAATTCAAGAGCGTGAATATTACATGTCTGCTAACAATTTCATGCATGCAAGCCTCACATATATTAGAAATAGGATATGTTAAGCAAACTAACATATAATTTATGGTATAATGCACAAAGGTAGATACTGTTTAATCTGTTCAAAGGACATAAACTGTGCAGACTTACAGAAGTAAGTGCCACAATGTTAATTGATGGTCTGCAAGACTTAACAAAAGTATATCTCCAGCGGGCCCTAACTTAGTTAAGAACGTAGCAACATGAAATAACAAGTTAATTAAGATCATTTACCAACTATAGGAGCTAGTGGATCCTGAATTTTGACTCGTTCCTCCTAGAATTGACCAGAATGTTAATAGTTTGCCTGCAGAAAAGTGACACTGTGTGTTCCATTCTATTCGACAGAAGTGCTCCCAAGTTGCAAAATAGCTTGCCATAGACATCATTCAGACAAAGTTGAGCAGAAAACTGACATCACAGTTTATTTGCTCTTGCCACAGTAGTTGGGATTCCACCCTTGGCCTTGAGAAGTTCAGTCAAAGATTTGGGGCCCTCGAAATCATTTGAGAAGGATCTGCCATGAGGCATGCGAGCAGCACAATGGCTAAAACTTGACTTGGATACACAATTCTCTTCTTTTATCTGAGCTAGGGTTTTCGGCCCAGTAAAATCTGCTGTAGGATGTTCAGAAGATCTAGCAGAAATAATATTGTGTTGTTTTCCTCTCAGTTTTTTCTTCTGTCCCCTGAAGGTAGTGCAGACAACAGACTGAGGACATTCTTCCATCAAGAAATCTTGCCTGTGTTGAGTGAATCTTGATTCAGTCTCTTGGGAATCATTCATGGGTTGAAGACCCCGCTGCCTCTTAGTGCGACGCTTCCTGCCCTTGGCACCTTTTCTCTTCTCAAGTCTTCTCTTTGAAGAGTGTCTTGTCTCAATATGCTGATGAGAAAAAGCAACATCTGCCGCAGAGCTGATGAAGTTTCTGGAATTGAAGAACCTTTTGCCATACTCATCAGAACTTGACCTCACAAGATTTCTGCCATTGTGCGGTACATGTCCCGAAGTGGTCTCAGTGTCATGGTCTTGAACTCCTTCAAGATGACTAAAATACAAATAACTATGTTGATTTTCAAAGCCACAAAATGCTTGCCCATAGCATTGTGAATCATAATAATCCTGATCATAACAAGCTGGATCTCCAAAATCATATTTCACATGACGCACTTGGGCATCTCTTTTCTGTGTCAATTGTTGCTCAAGGTCATTCTTGTTGGAGAGCccatcatccacgagcacatcaaATCCGGGGGATGAATCACGACTTTCATCTTGCTCTGTATCCTCCAGTGTTGAATCTCCTGACCTCTGATCTGAGTGGGTGAAACATTTCATGTGTTCACCCGTATCAATTGATGTTTTAGCTGCAATGGAAATAGCACCATCAACTTCGGGATATCTAGACTCATGAACTTCTTCCGAGTGGCATTTTTTTATGTAGCAAGGGGTGTCTTGACAAGGATTTGCGTGAGCATCCTTCGATACCACAGCCATCTCATCTCCCGCAGATTTTTCATTGACATCAGGATTAAAAGCTGTAGCTTGAGAAGTAATCCCCACATCGCTGTTAGGAGTTCGAGGCTCGTGTAGGAAAGGGCAATTGTCAGCTTTTATGCAGGATGAGCTGTAGTAGAAATAACAAGGCTTGGTTTCCTTGGAAGAAACAGAACCATATGATGAGGGTGGGACTGACAAGGACTTGGTTCTGTTAAAATTTTCCATTGGCTGCAACAGGAGAAGCTAATCAGATAACAAGTACCAATAAAATGATGTTCCAAAATAACATAGCTAGGAAAATTAATAAGAAGCTATGATTCAGGGAGGTGTGGTTGTACACATCCTCCATCCATGTCCAAGACCACTTTGGCTTGGGTTTGGGTGTCTATTCTTCTTAATTAAAGCAATACCTATTTCACCCAAGGTATCGATGAAGAGAAGGTTCAACAAACAATTCGAGTCAATTACAAGAGCATAAATGATGAAGCTTCAATCAATAAACTCATGAATTGCTTAACAAAGGGAGCACTATCAGGGTAACTCACTGAGATAGTAAAACCTGATATCCTTTGTAGATTTGGTAACATGAGCACAGACAAAGACAAATAAATTAACTGCTGGGTGAAGTGACCTTCCCCCCTCCTGTTTCTCACACATACATGATTTCATGACTATAAATATCTACACACAAAACGACAGAGCGCAAACTGAACATGTGATTGTTTTCTGTCACAAACTCACAATGCAGAGAAACAAAACTGTCTCCACAAAATTGTCACTAACTTCAGGTAACAGTTGGTGGGGCCGTTGCGCATGGTGGAATCAAAGAGTTGGGGCCAATGTAAGCCTAGAATCAGCTGAAGGGTGTTTGTGAATTTTCTGTATGGCAAATGCCCACAAGGAGTCTGATCTATTAGCTAAGACAGATCCAATGTGATAAGGACACCAACAAGTTAGCTTAGCACATGCGTAATAATGGCACACATCACTAACTACCAATGCAAGCCTCCTAGGCATGCAAGCAAGCAAGCACGGATGCACGGACGCACGCACGTTTTCTTCATGATTACAGAAGCGCGCACACACAGATATCAATTCAAAGGTGGTACCGAACACAGTGGGTGCGGAAGTAGGGATTACACACAGGGTGGCGGAAGGTGCAGCTCGGGTTGACGCAGTTGCCGTGGAACCAGTACCAGCAGTTCCTGGGGTTGAACCGCGCCGCCTCGCAGTGGCGATACTCGCACTTGGACCCCTGCGACGAAAACCCCACACGAGGTACGATCAGCAAATCAATCAACGGAGGCAGCACGTACTAGTGTTCGCCGGCAAAGATGCGCCGCGGAAACCCGACGAATCGACGGATTTGAGCTAGGGTTTTGCGAGGTAGTACGGTACCTTGGTGCAGCTGACGCgggagacgaggaagaagacgcAGTCGGTGTCGCTCCTCCTCCGGCGCGGGTcctcgccctccgccgccgcagccgcggaCGCCATCGCGCCCCTACTCGCTCCTCCGCTGCGTCGTCGGCGGGAGGagttgccggcggtggcggcgtgggaAATGGAAGCCAGCGGGGCCCGCGACGTTTCGGGAAGAAGGGGAAACGAGGTTTTGAACTTTTTTGCGCGTTGGGTCTGGGGACGAATCGCCTTCTTTTCTTCAAATGTGCATCCCAGTCCCTCAAAGTCTAGTATTTACTACATCTGTACTCCCTCCAGCCCTAAATGGTTGTGTCAGTTCAATGGATATTTATATTTTGCTTAAATATGCGATAAGTACTTATGGCCGGAGTGAATAATTGTGTTCATATACACCACCCATTAACCATAATGACCTCTTTTGCACTTGTCGAAATGAAAGTGAAACTgtgatactccctccataccggtttacatgGTAATACGCACATCAAGAAAATACTCTAACaactaatttggtcaacaaaatataaaatatatatcaaaaaatatatTATTCTAAACTTATTTTAAATATGaacccaatggtataatttttgtgaaataTATCTTAAATTTTATCGGCTAAATTTGTAATCAAACTTATTTCTTGAAATGCGTAATAACCCTATAAACAGTTATGGAGGTCGTACTATTCCCTCCATCCCACGAAACATGTCGAAggtttatcaaaatttggatgtacatgtttcgtgggatggagggagtagtatactTCATTTCCCAATAGTAGTTGGCATTTTTTCCCTGCAATTTATTCCTTAAATAGACAAGACATTTATGGTCAAATGAATCTTTCAAGGGAATAGGCACAAAGAAAGGTGAAAATGTTCGAAAGATTGCGAAAATCCAGAAGAGAAAGACAACACACCTCAACCAAGTTAAATGCATCAAAAAGAGGCTAGTGAACCTATAGTGAAAGTTGAGTACctaaaataatggtcaaataGATTATTTTGATGTGTTGTTCGGTGGTGGGAAGGGAAACACAATGCTTGGGGTGGATGACTCCTTTAATGACATCAACAACCAACACACGGTTTGATCCAAGAGTTTGAGGTTGACAAGACTTCAAAAATGGATGAAAGGAAACAAAAGACATTGTGTACCAATTTTATTCTCATTTAGGCGGCATTGGAAACAACTCACAGGTATGACTAAGTAAGTTATTCATACCATGACTTCCGGTCAACCAAGATGCTACAACATAATGGTGTTAGCCAAGTAGGGAGATGTGGATGCTTAAAGTGGATGTGTGACCACACAAGAAAAGTGTAATCCCTGATTGTGATAGGATATGTGTGACACCAATCGAGGAGAAGCTAGTTTAACACCGATTAAGGTTGTTTAAGCATATCCAATGGGGCCCTTCTATAGCATCAATAAATAGTGGGATTTTAAAGGCTAGAGTAAATACCAAGAAAGGAAGGGCGACGTGGCCACAAAAATAGAAGGATTATAATGTGGCTAGAGATTTGGCACTTGATAGGACTACATGAAAATCAGAAAAATCATATGTTGGAACCTTAATTTCTTCTCTTGTATTTTCATTGGGTTTCATACTTTCATCTCTACCCTATCCTAACTTGGTTGGGATTACAGACTTAGTTGTTGTTATACTATATTGATGTGTATTGTCATTTTTTTTCCAGAACTTTTGAACATGGTTTGTATTATTTTGAAAAGGGGGTATACCTCAGCCTTTGTACCAGTCGATGCACACTACGACCTTTATACTTAGTTTATCATCATAGCAATGATCACAACATTATATAAGATGGATATTATTGGAAGGGTGTGTCGTATCAACTAACCAAACTCCTCCTAGAAAGAGAGTGCTCGTCCCTTCTCCCGTTTGGAAAGAACCTCGACTAAAGAAATATCCTTTGGGGGACTCACATAAGACCTTTCCAAGTTATTGCAAGCAGTGGCAGCGCTTGAATGGATGTTAAGCAGGGACGAAGTATCAAATCATTGGTAAAGAGGTAATCCATGACATGATCTAGTTAACCAATATGGTTAACGTGTAACAGCATTAGCTCCAGCACATATTCCAAGCACAGATGTCTAAACCACCAGATACAAACGCCTTACGAAACAAAGGCCTGTCTACAAACCCAAATATACCAAGCCTGAGACGAAGCGGTTGTTGTGTTACCAGGTTCCAGTAACATACATTTTGCTTCGAGGCAAAGAAGGTATGTGTTAATTGGAGCATAATTTATGTCATCTTACCCAACTATTCTAAATGCAGAACATGCAATATCCAATCAACTTCAAATCACTGAAGGGAGTATTTGAGTTCAATTATTTCAGGTGCATTCAATCCATGCAGAGAATCCACGCTGTTACACAATGTGACTGTATGGCGATAAACAAGGCTGCCAATCCAAACGTGTGCTATCTGCCTATCTGTCAGAAAGGTACTGTCACTCGCTAACATGCAGGAAAGAACGGGAAACAGCCCAGAAACAACAATTAAACAAAATTtctccaatcaaagatggtaaatATTCCAGAAGCCGCTCTAATTTCATTTTTCATCTAACAATACGGAGGTACATGTTGTTAGCGATGACAACTCTTCCTGTGTCGCAGTTCCAAAGCCTTGCCATCTTATCCTTCCCAGGCGATCGACCAGGTATATGTACCTGCagtaccagatttgaactaccttGTCATAACCAGAACCTCTGCTACTAATTTATTGACTGATTTTAAGGATGGGAGAAACATTACCCAGTAAGAAGGTTTACAATTTGGAGCTCTTTCCTGAAGTCATAGTGGTCCCCAAAGGCATATACGACATGTCTTTGTGGATTGTTTGATTTCCTCGTCACCTTGAGAAATGCACGCCTCATGGGACTTGATGACAACAACCATGAATCTATAAATGAGACCTGAAACACAAATCTTCCTTCAGCTAGCAGCCTCACATGGTGCAAGGCATTTTTCTTCAGAATAATTGAAATCTCTTAAGTTAATTATTGCCAACACATCAGGTACTACCAATATTTATTTTCCAATAGTGATTCATAATAAGAGTTCTATCGCAGACACCGTGATGTAAGATGGGAAACTGCTACACGAGCACATCTGACTCCAGAAACAGAGATCAAATCAGAAGAAAGCCAGTAAAAGAATACAAGTAATGTGCATTATAAACTATAGAACATATTTTCTCACACCCAACACATACAAAAAGAGAGAGACACATATTTAACATTCAAGATCATTCCAAAAAAAATGAGGGTAATTTTCACTCTCCATTTAGTGTTAGATTACACAAAGTTTAGAGAAAATAACTGAAGCACCATCTAACGTAgaccgaaataaaaaggcaaatagtAATTTGCATGGCTTCACATCATAAACATACTTTGCACTGTGTAACAAACTGACAATAATTATGTAAGAATACCTCATACACTTGAACTTTGCCAGAAGCACCAAATGCATCAAGAAAAGGTAGACTCCACGATTCAGCCATTTTCTGTTGAACAAAAAGCTATTGAGCCACTCATTGGACACCCAACATATTCACTAAAAAAACATATATCGATGTTGGCAATGCAATAAAACACGAAACCAGAGCTCAATATGCCAAGTATGGCTTCCAGACTTGTAGGTAACCATTGAATCATTGATGGATTTGTCTTAACTGCATACAAATAGCTTCTTTGGGTAGATAAATT from Lolium rigidum isolate FL_2022 chromosome 4, APGP_CSIRO_Lrig_0.1, whole genome shotgun sequence encodes the following:
- the LOC124707417 gene encoding uncharacterized protein At1g15400-like codes for the protein MAELQRSSQTFRRSGSSGLIWEEKFMAEDQSQKDQGATGEADVSSLEPKELRHSRSVGSTGAVQHRGRDRSERGGMPSSVNNQAFRTRHVPPALDPPSPKFPSCMFCGIFRKEEPSQPSKPRRY
- the LOC124647267 gene encoding zinc finger CCCH domain-containing protein 34-like, whose product is MASAAAAAEGEDPRRRRSDTDCVFFLVSRVSCTKGSKCEYRHCEAARFNPRNCWYWFHGNCVNPSCTFRHPPMENFNRTKSLSVPPSSYGSVSSKETKPCYFYYSSSCIKADNCPFLHEPRTPNSDVGITSQATAFNPDVNEKSAGDEMAVVSKDAHANPCQDTPCYIKKCHSEEVHESRYPEVDGAISIAAKTSIDTGEHMKCFTHSDQRSGDSTLEDTEQDESRDSSPGFDVLVDDGLSNKNDLEQQLTQKRDAQVRHVKYDFGDPACYDQDYYDSQCYGQAFCGFENQHSYLYFSHLEGVQDHDTETTSGHVPHNGRNLVRSSSDEYGKRFFNSRNFISSAADVAFSHQHIETRHSSKRRLEKRKGAKGRKRRTKRQRGLQPMNDSQETESRFTQHRQDFLMEECPQSVVCTTFRGQKKKLRGKQHNIISARSSEHPTADFTGPKTLAQIKEENCVSKSSFSHCAARMPHGRSFSNDFEGPKSLTELLKAKGGIPTTVARANKL